A DNA window from Oscillatoria sp. FACHB-1406 contains the following coding sequences:
- a CDS encoding cation:proton antiporter, producing the protein MNFDLSLFLTFPIAAATETAAEESTFVLAGVLLSLVAVYAASKIGGELCARINLPPVLGELVGGVIIGISALHLLVFPASGAAAGDSLIIRIMEATANLSPEAAQSVFATQSEVISLLAELGVIILLFEIGLESDLAELIRVGPQAAVVATVGVVAPFAAGTAGLIFLFHIAPIPAIFAGAALTATSIGITAKVLAEIGQLSSTEGQIIIGAAVLDDILGIIVLAVVASLSKTGEIEITNVIYLIISAAVFLVGAILLGRLISPLWVGLVNSMKTRGKLLLTALCFAFILAYIAAVIHLEAILGAFAAGLILAETDKRRELEEQVVPVADIFVPLFFVCVGAKTDLSVLNPAIPSNREGLIIALFLIGVAIVGKVITGFTLWQPGLKKLAVGVGMIPRGEVGLVFAGVGSASGALSESTNAAIIMMVIFTTFLAPPLLRVVFKEPATAVESASSPD; encoded by the coding sequence ATGAATTTCGACCTTTCTTTGTTTCTAACCTTTCCCATCGCAGCCGCCACCGAAACGGCAGCAGAAGAAAGCACCTTCGTTCTTGCAGGTGTCTTACTCAGTCTCGTCGCAGTCTACGCCGCCAGCAAAATCGGCGGCGAACTCTGCGCCCGCATCAACCTTCCGCCCGTCCTCGGCGAACTCGTCGGCGGTGTCATTATCGGCATTTCCGCGCTGCACCTGCTTGTTTTTCCGGCCAGCGGTGCAGCAGCAGGCGATTCGCTGATTATCCGTATCATGGAAGCCACGGCTAACCTCAGCCCCGAAGCCGCCCAATCGGTCTTCGCCACCCAAAGCGAAGTTATCTCCCTCCTCGCCGAACTGGGGGTTATCATTCTCCTCTTTGAAATCGGCCTCGAATCCGACCTCGCCGAACTGATTCGCGTCGGTCCCCAAGCGGCTGTCGTTGCTACCGTCGGAGTCGTCGCCCCCTTCGCCGCCGGAACCGCAGGGTTAATCTTCCTGTTTCACATTGCCCCCATTCCCGCCATCTTTGCGGGTGCTGCCCTCACAGCGACGAGTATCGGCATTACCGCCAAAGTTCTCGCCGAAATCGGTCAACTCTCCTCCACCGAAGGACAAATCATCATTGGTGCGGCAGTCCTTGACGACATTCTTGGCATTATCGTCTTAGCCGTCGTCGCCAGCTTGTCTAAAACTGGCGAAATCGAAATTACCAACGTTATCTATCTAATTATCAGTGCAGCCGTCTTCCTAGTCGGCGCGATTTTGCTGGGTCGTCTCATCAGTCCGCTTTGGGTGGGATTAGTCAATTCGATGAAAACGCGCGGAAAACTCCTGCTAACAGCCCTCTGTTTTGCCTTCATCCTGGCCTACATTGCCGCCGTCATTCACCTCGAAGCCATTTTAGGAGCCTTTGCCGCCGGTTTGATTCTCGCCGAAACTGACAAGCGCCGGGAACTCGAAGAACAAGTCGTTCCCGTTGCCGATATTTTTGTTCCCCTCTTCTTCGTCTGCGTGGGCGCAAAAACCGACTTAAGCGTGTTGAATCCGGCCATTCCCAGCAACCGCGAGGGCCTCATCATCGCCCTATTCCTGATTGGCGTAGCAATTGTCGGCAAAGTCATTACGGGCTTTACCCTCTGGCAACCGGGACTGAAAAAACTCGCTGTTGGCGTAGGGATGATTCCGCGCGGCGAGGTGGGATTGGTTTTTGCCGGAGTCGGTTCGGCGAGCGGCGCGCTTTCCGAGTCCACCAATGCTGCCATTATTATGATGGTCATTTTCACCACCTTTCTCGCGCCACCGTTATTGCGGGTTGTTTTTAAGGAACCAGCAACCGCTGTCGAGTCAGCTAGCAGTCCCGATTAA
- a CDS encoding shikimate dehydrogenase → MRSIQGTTKLLGVIGAPVEHSLSPAMHNAALAHLGLDYVYVPFPVRPVDLERAIAGFEAVGVVGFSITIPHKQAILPLLSQVWPAAQLVGAANTVWYNDGGWSGTNTDVEGFIAPLKALQRDWSQVVPVVLGNGGAARAVVVGCAELGCPEVCVVGRDRDRLDKFKQSWRDTPLHGLVSVRSWDELSGLVSATDLLVNTTPVGMFPHVSQSPVEESVLEGLKADAIAYDLIYTPRPTLFLKLAQQRGAMIIDGTEMLVQQGAAALQIWLQQPVPVDVMRQALLEKLAA, encoded by the coding sequence ATGCGATCGATTCAAGGGACGACGAAGTTATTGGGCGTGATTGGCGCGCCGGTGGAACATTCGCTGTCGCCTGCGATGCACAATGCAGCATTGGCGCATTTGGGGCTGGATTATGTCTACGTGCCGTTTCCAGTGCGTCCGGTGGATTTGGAGCGCGCGATCGCGGGGTTTGAGGCAGTTGGGGTAGTGGGTTTCAGCATCACCATTCCCCACAAGCAAGCGATCTTGCCTTTATTATCGCAGGTTTGGCCCGCCGCGCAATTGGTGGGAGCCGCGAACACGGTTTGGTATAACGATGGGGGCTGGAGCGGCACGAATACTGATGTTGAGGGCTTTATTGCGCCGTTAAAGGCGTTGCAGCGCGATTGGAGTCAAGTTGTGCCGGTGGTGCTGGGAAATGGCGGCGCGGCGCGGGCTGTGGTGGTGGGGTGTGCGGAGTTGGGCTGCCCAGAAGTTTGCGTTGTGGGGCGAGATCGCGATCGCTTGGACAAATTTAAACAAAGTTGGCGAGATACGCCCCTTCACGGGCTTGTTAGCGTTCGTTCCTGGGATGAATTATCGGGGCTGGTATCGGCGACAGATTTGCTGGTAAATACCACGCCGGTGGGGATGTTTCCTCATGTTTCGCAATCGCCGGTGGAGGAAAGTGTTTTGGAGGGATTGAAGGCGGACGCGATCGCTTACGATTTGATTTATACGCCTCGCCCGACGTTATTTCTCAAACTCGCTCAACAACGGGGTGCAATGATAATTGACGGTACGGAAATGTTGGTGCAACAAGGGGCAGCAGCTTTACAAATTTGGTTGCAACAACCCGTTCCCGTTGATGTGATGCGTCAGGCATTGTTAGAGAAGTTAGCGGCTTAA
- the crr gene encoding PTS glucose transporter subunit IIA, with amino-acid sequence MSLFDKLKSVVGSDGADAIGIEIIAPLSGDIVNLEDVPDVVFAEKIVGDGIAIKPSGYKIVAPVTGTIGNIVETNHAFSITSNDGFEIFVHFGIDTVVLKGEGFKRIAEEGQAVKVGDTILEFDLELLEAKAKSTLTPVIIANIDEIKELHKLSGSVAVGKTPILRIIK; translated from the coding sequence ATGAGTTTATTCGATAAATTAAAATCCGTAGTAGGAAGTGATGGTGCAGACGCAATTGGCATAGAAATTATTGCGCCACTTTCAGGCGATATTGTAAACCTTGAAGATGTTCCTGATGTTGTATTTGCTGAGAAAATAGTTGGTGATGGTATTGCGATTAAACCAAGCGGATACAAAATAGTAGCGCCAGTAACGGGGACAATTGGTAACATAGTTGAAACAAACCATGCTTTTTCGATTACATCTAATGATGGATTTGAAATCTTTGTCCACTTTGGAATTGATACAGTTGTCCTAAAAGGGGAGGGTTTCAAGCGGATTGCTGAGGAAGGTCAAGCCGTTAAAGTTGGTGATACGATTCTTGAATTTGATTTAGAACTTTTAGAAGCTAAAGCAAAATCAACTCTAACCCCCGTTATTATTGCTAACATAGATGAAATTAAAGAACTGCACAAACTTTCTGGGAGTGTTGCTGTTGGTAAAACGCCTATTTTACGCATAATAAAATAA
- a CDS encoding AAA family ATPase, whose amino-acid sequence MKLLSLRLCNFRQFYGTTPEIVLASGERNTTVFHGNNGAGKTTILNAFTWILYDRFTAAFASPKQLINKRALSELSFGTSLECWAEIRFEHERVQYQVKRYCYAYPNAENRIDCSTPLLSMLYAREEDGRWYIPSEQPADIIQGILPESLHQYFFFDGERIDRIFREEGKKGSIAEDTKELLGVTVLDRAIEHLKKAKRALQEELKDIGDAQTKQLLREVGKLEAERDRILQRQQKMEAELQNYEELKAVLNQQLLAVSGAQDLQKLKQELEAQESTARQNLIEIKTQLKRAISSRGYTPLLRDAIAQFQALLVELRAKGELPSGIKKQFLQQLLERGRCLCGTELTEGSFAAESIKAWWDKAGMAEVEEATIRLETRTSQMQEQVVEFWEEMDRQQLEWARSREQLSDTENRLEAIRQKLRTYPDTDIQALQKRADDTETNIRHLMLERGGQNQQLEQLKSQIEEKNKQIAKHQLKEDKQILAQRRIHATEDAIARLTEVRSRLERQFRLSLEQRVQEIFSEISFTPYFLRLSENYELTLLENTSGIAVPVAASTGENQILSLSFIGGIIDRVRAWSQNQSNALMAPDSSTFPIVMDSPFGSLDEIYRRQVAKIVPQLANQLAILVTKTQWRGEVEREVASYIGREYVLVYYSPKPDCEEDAIERHGKVYPLVRRSENQFEYTEVIAIEPHQEEADF is encoded by the coding sequence ATGAAGTTGCTCTCGCTTCGCTTATGTAATTTCAGACAATTTTACGGAACAACGCCAGAAATTGTCCTCGCCTCGGGAGAACGAAATACAACCGTTTTTCACGGCAATAATGGAGCGGGAAAGACGACGATTTTAAATGCTTTTACCTGGATACTCTACGATCGATTTACCGCTGCCTTTGCTTCGCCGAAACAACTGATCAATAAGCGAGCGCTGTCCGAGTTGAGTTTTGGAACTTCCTTAGAATGTTGGGCAGAAATTCGTTTTGAACACGAGAGGGTACAGTATCAAGTAAAGCGCTATTGCTATGCGTATCCGAATGCGGAAAATCGCATTGATTGTTCGACTCCACTGTTATCGATGTTGTACGCGCGGGAGGAGGATGGACGTTGGTATATACCGAGCGAACAACCAGCAGATATTATTCAGGGAATTTTACCGGAAAGTTTGCACCAATACTTCTTTTTTGATGGGGAAAGAATCGATCGCATTTTTCGGGAGGAAGGGAAGAAGGGGAGTATTGCCGAGGATACGAAGGAGTTGTTAGGGGTAACGGTTTTAGATCGCGCGATCGAGCATTTAAAGAAAGCCAAGCGCGCGCTTCAAGAGGAATTAAAGGACATAGGCGACGCACAAACCAAGCAATTATTACGAGAAGTAGGAAAATTGGAGGCAGAACGCGATCGCATCCTGCAACGGCAGCAGAAAATGGAAGCAGAGTTACAGAACTACGAGGAATTAAAAGCCGTCCTCAACCAACAGTTACTCGCAGTCAGCGGCGCGCAAGATTTACAGAAATTAAAGCAAGAATTAGAGGCACAAGAAAGCACCGCGCGGCAGAACCTCATCGAAATAAAAACGCAACTCAAGCGCGCGATTTCCAGTCGCGGCTATACCCCCTTATTGAGGGATGCGATCGCACAATTCCAAGCCTTACTCGTCGAACTGCGCGCCAAAGGAGAACTCCCCTCCGGTATTAAGAAACAATTTTTACAGCAATTATTAGAACGGGGGCGCTGCTTGTGCGGAACGGAACTGACTGAAGGGAGTTTTGCAGCAGAAAGCATTAAAGCGTGGTGGGACAAAGCCGGAATGGCAGAAGTAGAAGAGGCAACCATTCGCTTAGAAACGCGGACGAGCCAGATGCAAGAACAAGTGGTAGAATTTTGGGAAGAAATGGATCGCCAGCAATTAGAATGGGCGCGATCGCGAGAACAACTCAGTGACACCGAAAATCGTTTAGAAGCAATCCGCCAAAAGCTCAGAACTTATCCCGATACCGACATTCAAGCCCTACAAAAACGTGCCGATGATACCGAAACGAACATCCGCCATTTAATGCTAGAACGCGGCGGACAAAACCAGCAACTCGAACAGCTAAAAAGCCAAATCGAAGAGAAAAACAAGCAAATCGCCAAACACCAATTAAAGGAAGATAAACAAATTTTAGCGCAGCGACGCATCCATGCAACCGAAGACGCGATCGCGCGATTAACCGAAGTACGTTCCCGTCTCGAACGACAATTCCGCCTCTCCCTCGAACAGCGCGTCCAAGAAATCTTTAGCGAAATTTCCTTCACGCCCTACTTCCTCCGTTTGAGCGAAAATTACGAGTTAACCCTGCTCGAAAATACTTCCGGAATCGCCGTTCCCGTCGCCGCCTCCACCGGAGAAAACCAAATTTTGAGTTTATCCTTCATTGGGGGCATCATCGATCGCGTGCGCGCCTGGAGTCAAAATCAAAGTAATGCCCTTATGGCTCCCGATAGTAGCACCTTTCCCATCGTCATGGATTCCCCCTTCGGCAGCTTAGATGAAATTTATCGCCGCCAAGTCGCAAAAATCGTGCCGCAACTCGCCAACCAACTCGCCATTCTCGTCACCAAAACCCAATGGCGTGGCGAAGTCGAGCGAGAAGTTGCGTCTTACATTGGGCGAGAATACGTGCTAGTTTATTATTCCCCGAAACCGGACTGCGAAGAAGACGCGATCGAGCGCCACGGTAAGGTGTATCCCCTCGTGCGTCGCAGCGAAAATCAGTTTGAATATACAGAAGTTATCGCGATTGAACCGCATCAGGAGGAAGCCGATTTTTAG
- a CDS encoding 2Fe-2S iron-sulfur cluster-binding protein → MPTVTVGEKTLNCDRGANLRRVLLDNNIDLYNGKAQFINCRGLGSCGTCAVEIEGEVSEANWKEQGRLSLPPHSPTRGLRLACQTKVLGNIKVRKYDGFWGQGQERVW, encoded by the coding sequence ATGCCTACTGTCACCGTCGGGGAAAAAACATTAAATTGCGATCGCGGGGCTAATTTACGCCGCGTTTTACTGGACAATAACATTGATTTGTACAACGGGAAAGCGCAATTTATCAACTGTCGCGGGTTGGGCAGTTGCGGCACTTGCGCCGTCGAAATCGAAGGGGAAGTTTCTGAAGCAAACTGGAAAGAACAAGGGCGACTCTCGCTCCCTCCCCATTCTCCTACAAGGGGGTTGCGTTTGGCTTGTCAAACCAAAGTTTTAGGAAATATTAAGGTTCGCAAGTATGATGGATTTTGGGGACAGGGACAAGAAAGGGTATGGTAA
- the cimA gene encoding citramalate synthase, producing the protein MNNRIWLYDTTLRDGAQSEGLCFSLEDKLRIARKLDEMGIPFIEGGWPGANPKDVQFFWELQEKPLTQAEIVAFCSTRRPHKTAAEEALFKPILAAGTRWVAIFGKSWDFHVTEGLKTSLDENLNMIADTVTYLRSQGRRVVYDAEHWFDGYQHNPDYALQTLRAALNAGAEWLVFCDTNGGTLPHDITRIVREVLAAIPELAGENPPARLGIHPHNDAGTAVANALAAVIEGAQMVQGTINGYGERCGNANLCTLIPNLQLKLGYDCIDSAQLQQLTPASHFIGEVANVSPDERAPFVGRSAFAHKGGIHVSAVARNPKTYEHTSPESVGNERRISISEQSGMSNVVAKARNFGVNLEENPEIGRAILQRLKQLEGEGYQFEAAEASFELLVRSLLGQRPSIFEIEGFQIHCNLLQGCAIDGNPKGDRVDTHSLATIKVGVNGEQLLEVAEGNGPVAALDAALRKALVKFYPEIADFYLTDYKVRILDGRAGTSAKTRVLVESSNGERRWTTLGVSANIIDASYRAVVEGIEYGLLLQSPISLAAISG; encoded by the coding sequence ATGAACAATCGGATTTGGCTTTACGATACGACCCTGAGAGACGGCGCGCAAAGCGAAGGACTTTGCTTTTCCCTAGAAGATAAATTGCGCATCGCCCGCAAACTCGACGAAATGGGCATTCCCTTTATTGAAGGCGGATGGCCCGGTGCCAATCCGAAGGACGTACAATTTTTCTGGGAACTGCAAGAAAAACCCCTCACCCAAGCGGAAATCGTGGCTTTTTGTTCCACCCGTCGCCCTCACAAAACGGCGGCAGAAGAAGCGCTGTTTAAGCCGATTCTCGCGGCAGGAACGCGCTGGGTGGCGATTTTTGGCAAATCCTGGGATTTCCACGTCACTGAGGGGCTAAAAACGAGCTTAGACGAGAATTTGAACATGATTGCGGATACGGTAACATACCTGCGATCGCAAGGTCGCCGCGTTGTCTACGATGCCGAACATTGGTTCGATGGCTACCAGCACAATCCTGACTACGCCCTGCAAACCTTACGCGCTGCCTTAAATGCGGGGGCGGAATGGCTGGTATTTTGCGATACCAACGGCGGTACGCTGCCCCACGACATCACTCGCATCGTGCGGGAGGTTCTCGCTGCCATACCAGAACTCGCTGGCGAAAATCCCCCCGCGCGGTTGGGGATTCACCCCCACAACGATGCGGGAACTGCCGTCGCGAATGCCCTCGCTGCCGTGATAGAAGGCGCGCAAATGGTGCAGGGAACGATAAATGGATACGGCGAACGCTGCGGGAATGCCAACCTCTGCACCCTCATTCCCAACCTGCAATTAAAACTGGGTTACGATTGCATCGATAGCGCCCAACTCCAGCAACTCACCCCAGCCAGTCACTTTATCGGCGAAGTCGCAAATGTTTCGCCCGACGAACGCGCGCCCTTTGTCGGACGTTCTGCTTTCGCCCATAAGGGGGGAATTCACGTTTCTGCTGTCGCCCGCAATCCCAAAACTTACGAACATACTTCGCCGGAATCGGTGGGGAACGAACGACGCATTTCGATTTCGGAACAGTCGGGGATGAGTAATGTTGTGGCGAAGGCGCGAAATTTTGGGGTGAATTTGGAGGAGAATCCAGAAATCGGGCGGGCGATTTTACAACGGTTGAAGCAATTGGAGGGCGAGGGCTATCAATTTGAAGCGGCGGAGGCGAGTTTTGAGTTGTTGGTTCGTTCTTTGTTAGGGCAGCGCCCGTCGATATTTGAGATTGAAGGGTTCCAAATTCACTGCAATTTGTTGCAAGGATGCGCGATCGACGGGAACCCGAAAGGCGATCGCGTCGATACCCATTCTTTGGCTACCATTAAGGTGGGCGTGAATGGCGAACAGTTGTTGGAAGTCGCGGAAGGAAATGGCCCGGTTGCGGCTTTGGATGCGGCGTTGCGTAAGGCTTTAGTCAAGTTTTATCCGGAAATTGCAGACTTTTATTTAACCGATTATAAGGTCAGAATTCTCGACGGGCGCGCCGGAACTTCTGCGAAAACGCGCGTTTTAGTGGAGTCAAGCAATGGCGAACGGCGCTGGACGACGTTGGGAGTTTCAGCGAATATTATCGATGCTTCTTATCGGGCAGTCGTGGAAGGGATTGAGTACGGTTTGTTGTTACAATCGCCCATTTCTTTGGCGGCAATTTCGGGGTAA
- a CDS encoding DUF3082 domain-containing protein, producing MTNAAPAPQTDPPKTPVTLGRCLVGAAIAGGLAIAAYFLTASIAQTFAAKPPTGGSALALNIAIAVRTLVVGVTALATGVFGFVSLGLVALGIQTALFGNKEPKPDSN from the coding sequence ATGACCAACGCTGCACCTGCCCCTCAAACCGATCCGCCCAAAACGCCCGTAACGCTAGGACGCTGCTTAGTGGGGGCAGCAATTGCGGGGGGACTCGCGATCGCTGCCTACTTCCTAACGGCTTCAATCGCGCAAACCTTCGCCGCCAAACCACCTACTGGGGGTAGCGCCCTCGCCTTAAATATCGCGATCGCGGTACGGACGTTAGTCGTAGGAGTTACCGCCCTAGCCACCGGAGTCTTTGGGTTCGTGAGTCTGGGTTTAGTCGCCCTCGGCATTCAAACCGCCCTGTTTGGAAATAAAGAACCGAAACCCGATTCTAATTAA
- a CDS encoding HD family phosphohydrolase, with translation MTTFQPPPTLLENKDLVTVLADERVDLIEKLLSIGTALSGSQNFEELLNLILTKSREITCSDAGSVYLIDKTQSPPKLIFKVAQNDSLPELPFEEFAIDLNPASLVGYVALTGRSLNLPDAYNLSTRLPYKLDRNFDRDFRYRTRSVLVLPMQDGQGEIIGILQLINRKIRCDIQVLPTNALEVTLPYTEWEERVVRSLASQAAISIERNLLHNSIENLFESFVKASVEAIEARDPTTRGHSERVAELTVRLSEEVNTATFGPLQQFYFSDRQIQEIRYAALLHDFGKIGVPEAILNKRKKLYPGQLEVIRSRFGLVRRNLELECAQKKLQYLTLNPNRNSHQACANEHCLDCEHFSELDCQLKTAIAQLEYYYKLIERINEPEALEKAAFKDILEEIFQTLSELTEYTYCDLDGEMKPLLTAAEMEQLMLNRGNLTAVERLAIEAHVTHSYEFLKRIPWTKQFENIPIIAYGHHEKLDGSGYPRNLKGDEIPMQTQMMTVADIYDALTAADRPYKRPLPTDVVMKVLREEAAQGKINADLVELFEQRQVYRVLGHNLR, from the coding sequence ATGACTACTTTTCAACCCCCCCCTACTCTGCTCGAAAATAAAGATTTGGTAACAGTTTTAGCTGACGAACGGGTAGACTTAATCGAAAAACTGCTGTCCATCGGCACAGCCTTATCGGGAAGTCAAAACTTCGAGGAGTTACTTAATCTTATTTTAACAAAAAGTCGGGAGATTACCTGTAGCGATGCAGGCAGCGTCTACCTAATCGATAAAACGCAATCCCCTCCCAAATTAATTTTTAAAGTCGCTCAAAATGATTCCTTACCCGAACTTCCCTTTGAAGAATTTGCGATCGATCTCAACCCAGCAAGTTTGGTGGGCTATGTTGCCCTGACAGGGCGAAGTTTGAATTTACCGGATGCGTATAACTTATCAACGCGGTTGCCGTATAAACTCGATCGCAATTTCGATCGCGATTTTCGCTATCGTACCCGTTCGGTTCTCGTTCTGCCCATGCAAGACGGGCAAGGCGAAATTATCGGAATTTTACAACTGATCAATCGCAAAATTCGCTGCGATATTCAAGTTCTCCCAACGAACGCCCTCGAAGTCACCTTACCTTATACCGAATGGGAAGAGCGCGTGGTTCGCTCTCTCGCGTCTCAAGCCGCAATTTCTATCGAACGAAACCTATTGCATAATAGTATTGAAAATCTGTTTGAAAGCTTTGTTAAAGCCTCCGTGGAAGCGATTGAAGCGCGAGATCCGACAACGCGAGGTCATTCGGAAAGAGTCGCTGAATTAACCGTCCGCTTGAGCGAAGAAGTGAATACGGCAACATTTGGACCGTTGCAGCAATTTTATTTTAGCGATCGCCAAATTCAAGAAATTCGCTACGCAGCCTTATTACATGACTTCGGTAAAATCGGCGTTCCCGAAGCCATTTTAAATAAGCGCAAAAAACTTTATCCCGGTCAACTCGAAGTAATCCGCTCCCGTTTCGGCTTGGTGCGGCGCAACTTAGAACTTGAATGCGCGCAGAAAAAGTTGCAGTATTTAACGCTGAATCCCAATCGAAATTCTCATCAAGCTTGTGCTAACGAACATTGCTTGGATTGCGAGCATTTTTCCGAACTCGATTGCCAACTCAAAACCGCGATCGCACAGCTTGAATATTACTATAAATTAATCGAGAGAATCAACGAACCAGAAGCCTTAGAAAAAGCTGCTTTTAAAGATATTTTAGAGGAAATTTTTCAGACTTTAAGCGAACTCACCGAATATACTTATTGCGATCTTGACGGTGAAATGAAGCCGTTGCTAACAGCCGCAGAAATGGAACAACTCATGCTGAATCGGGGGAACTTAACCGCCGTCGAACGCCTTGCGATTGAAGCCCACGTCACGCATAGTTACGAATTTCTCAAGCGCATTCCTTGGACTAAACAGTTTGAAAATATTCCCATTATTGCTTACGGCCACCACGAAAAACTCGACGGTAGCGGCTATCCGCGCAACCTAAAGGGCGATGAAATTCCCATGCAAACGCAGATGATGACAGTCGCCGATATCTACGATGCACTCACGGCTGCGGATCGTCCTTACAAGCGCCCGCTACCTACCGATGTAGTTATGAAAGTGCTACGCGAAGAGGCAGCGCAGGGTAAGATTAATGCGGATTTAGTCGAGTTGTTCGAGCAACGCCAAGTCTACCGAGTTTTGGGGCATAATCTCCGTTAG
- a CDS encoding Crp/Fnr family transcriptional regulator, with product MRDRKIVEMNNRSELEVWLQTTLIFRGLSTEQLESLGKIARLQSIDKGGAIFHQGTTATGFFIVKSGRVKVFKVSPNGKEQILHIFEAQDYFAEVPAFDGKTFPASAEALEAVELIFFPRLAFLELLERYPAIAIRMLTSLSLRLRQLTQLVENLSFKEVPQRLAAYLLDLSDRANNSDTVTLDLAKGQLAAALGTIPATLSRAFYRLSNEGIIAMNGSQIELRDRDRLLQLSQASDRE from the coding sequence ATGCGCGATCGCAAAATTGTTGAGATGAACAATCGCTCCGAATTAGAAGTATGGTTGCAAACAACGTTAATTTTTCGGGGATTATCGACCGAACAATTAGAATCGCTCGGCAAAATTGCGCGCCTTCAATCGATTGATAAGGGCGGTGCAATTTTTCATCAAGGAACGACAGCAACGGGTTTTTTTATCGTGAAGAGCGGCAGGGTGAAAGTGTTTAAAGTTTCGCCCAATGGTAAGGAGCAAATTTTACATATCTTTGAGGCGCAAGATTATTTTGCTGAAGTTCCGGCATTTGATGGAAAAACGTTTCCGGCTTCAGCAGAGGCGTTAGAAGCTGTTGAATTAATATTTTTTCCGCGCCTTGCTTTTTTGGAGTTATTGGAGCGGTATCCCGCGATCGCGATTCGGATGTTAACGAGTCTCTCGCTGCGCTTGCGACAACTGACACAACTGGTCGAAAATTTATCGTTTAAAGAGGTTCCGCAACGATTGGCGGCTTATTTGCTCGATTTAAGCGATCGCGCCAACAACTCAGATACCGTAACTTTAGACCTCGCGAAAGGTCAATTAGCCGCCGCTTTAGGGACAATTCCCGCTACTCTTTCGCGGGCGTTTTATCGGCTGAGTAATGAAGGGATTATTGCCATGAATGGCTCGCAAATCGAATTGCGCGATCGCGACCGCCTGCTACAGTTAAGTCAAGCCAGCGATCGCGAATAA
- a CDS encoding Uma2 family endonuclease, protein MTVAPEVETSQSSAPSQTLATITPEVLENTAEEDVIFPNGDLYSDEPPLESDLHLKQIMILLQCLEYLWQDRQDFYACGNLTIYYSPRQLKSELFRGPDFFVVLNTERKPRKSWAVWEENGKYPNIIIEVLSSKTAKTDRGLKKEIYQDIFRTPDYFWFDPYSLELKGFHIVEGVYQEIAPNESGWLWSHQLDLYLGVRDSKLRYFTPEGELVPTPEEAAERESQQRQEAEQRAESERQRAEQTQQQLAELESLLARYREQFGELE, encoded by the coding sequence ATGACTGTTGCGCCCGAAGTAGAAACCTCTCAAAGTTCAGCCCCTAGCCAAACCCTCGCAACGATAACCCCAGAGGTGCTAGAAAATACCGCCGAAGAAGATGTTATATTTCCTAACGGCGACCTCTACAGCGACGAACCTCCCTTGGAAAGCGACCTTCATCTCAAGCAAATTATGATTTTGCTGCAATGCCTTGAATATCTTTGGCAAGATCGCCAAGATTTTTATGCTTGCGGTAACTTAACGATTTATTACAGTCCGAGACAGCTTAAATCGGAGTTGTTTCGCGGGCCAGACTTTTTTGTGGTTTTAAATACCGAACGCAAACCTCGAAAAAGTTGGGCGGTTTGGGAAGAAAACGGTAAATATCCGAATATTATTATCGAAGTTCTTTCATCTAAAACGGCTAAAACCGATCGCGGCTTAAAAAAAGAAATTTATCAAGATATCTTTAGAACGCCCGATTATTTCTGGTTTGACCCTTATAGCTTGGAGCTTAAAGGCTTTCATATCGTCGAAGGAGTCTATCAGGAAATAGCTCCAAACGAAAGCGGTTGGCTGTGGAGCCACCAACTCGATTTATACTTAGGCGTTCGCGACTCGAAACTGCGCTATTTCACCCCAGAAGGGGAATTAGTTCCGACTCCGGAAGAAGCCGCCGAGCGGGAATCTCAGCAGCGCCAGGAAGCAGAACAGCGCGCCGAAAGCGAACGGCAACGCGCCGAACAAACCCAGCAACAACTCGCAGAACTCGAATCTTTACTAGCGCGTTATCGGGAACAGTTTGGAGAATTGGAATAA